In the genome of Gemmatimonadota bacterium, the window CCCAAATATTTTAAGAGACCCAAAAGGGAGGAATCGCGAGACGACCCCTCCCTTCTGCACATGGGCTTTTCTACAAAGCGACGTTCAAACGTTAAACGATTCCCCACATCCACACTGATTTTTGGCATTGGGATTGTTGAACCGAAACCCCGTTCCCATCAAGCCATCGTCGTAGTCCAGTTCCGTGCCTGTCAAAAAGAGCGCGCTTTTCATATCGACAAAAACCCGAACGCCATAGGCTTCGATCACGCTGTCATCTGTGCGGGCTGTCTCGTCGAAATCGAGCTGATATTGAAGGCCAG includes:
- a CDS encoding iron-sulfur cluster assembly accessory protein; protein product: MVCVTETAAGKIKELMDRDGRPEDHGLRLKVIGGGCSGLQYQLDFDETARTDDSVIEAYGVRVFVDMKSALFLTGTELDYDDGLMGTGFRFNNPNAKNQCGCGESFNV